Proteins found in one Oncorhynchus keta strain PuntledgeMale-10-30-2019 chromosome 2, Oket_V2, whole genome shotgun sequence genomic segment:
- the LOC118362788 gene encoding zinc finger protein SNAI2-like: MQGKRQPPRAIYSTGHPTSTHLLHYCGAADSSITQSYMIKMPRSFLVKKHLTHKKPNYGILDSKADDLYTSLVQPGVACYIPSTPQPLEGWLPGPSLIPTPASMHFPQVDRLPSRDTSLSLHSSTQEILYPLSVSHNNLLRDSHSGLEPLGTMEPQTFLLSQDFRHLEERGSMPNPLMGLVHSSVSQERFECFDCHKAYFTFSGLAKHRQLHCEWQCHKYFSCKYCDKEYVSLGALKMHIRTHTLPCVCKLCGKAFSRPWLLQGHIRTHTGEKPFSCPHCSRAFADRSNLRAHLQTHSDIKKYQCKSCSKTFSRISLLSKHEESGCCPQS; the protein is encoded by the exons ATGCAAGGCAAAAGACAGCCTCCAAGAGCTATTTATTCAACAGGTCATCCTACTAGCACTCACTTGTTACATTATTGCGGCGCTGCAGACTCATCAATAACTCAGAGCTATATGATAAAGATGCCAAGGTCGTTTCTGGTGAAGAAACATCTCACTCATAAGAAGCCAAACTATGGAATTCTGGATTCAAAAGCAGACG ATCTCTACACCAGCCTGGTCCAGCCTGGGGTAGCCTGTTACATCCCCAGCACTCCTCAGCCCCTGGAGGGTTGGCTGCCAGGGCCAAGTCTCATCCCCACACCAGCCTCCATGCACTTTCCACAGGTAGACAGGCTGCCTTCAAGGGACACCAGCTTGTCACTGCATAGCTCAACACAGGAAATCCTCTACCCCCTGTCAGTGTCTCACAACAATCTGCTAAGAGACTCACACTCCGGACTTGAGCCCCTGGGAACCATGGAACCCCAGACCTTCCTGCTCTCACAGGACTTCAGACACCTGGAGGAGAGGGGCAGCATGCCTAATCCCCTCATGGGCCTTGTTCACTCTAGTGTTAGTCAGGAGCGCTTTGAATGCTTCGACTGCCACAAAGCCTACTTCACCTTCTCTGGGCTGGCCAAGCACAGGCAGTTGCACTGTGAGTGGCAGTGTCACAAGTACTTCAGCTGCAAGTACTGTGACAAGGAGTACGTGAGTCTGGGAGCTCTGAAGATGCACATccgaacacacacactgccctgcGTCTGCAAGCTCTGTGGGAAGGCCTTCTCCAGGCCTTGGCTGCTCCAGGGACACATTCGCACACATACAG GTGAGAAGCCCTTCTCCTGCCCACACTGCAGCCGGGCGTTTGCTGACCGCTCCAACCTCCGAGCACACCTgcagacacactctgacatcaagAAATACCAGTGCAAGAGCTGCTCCAAAACCTTCTCCAGGATATCTCTGCTCTCCAAGCATGAAGAGTCTGGCTGCTGCCCACAGTCCTGA